One part of the Arabidopsis thaliana chromosome 1 sequence genome encodes these proteins:
- the CYP86C4 gene encoding cytochrome P450, family 86, subfamily C, polypeptide 4 (''cytochrome P450, family 86, subfamily C, polypeptide 4'' (CYP86C4); FUNCTIONS IN: electron carrier activity, monooxygenase activity, iron ion binding, oxygen binding, heme binding; INVOLVED IN: oxidation reduction; LOCATED IN: endomembrane system; EXPRESSED IN: petal, leaf whorl, sepal, flower; EXPRESSED DURING: 4 anthesis, petal differentiation and expansion stage; CONTAINS InterPro DOMAIN/s: Cytochrome P450 (InterPro:IPR001128), Cytochrome P450, E-class, group I (InterPro:IPR002401), Cytochrome P450, conserved site (InterPro:IPR017972); BEST Arabidopsis thaliana protein match is: cytochrome P450, family 86, subfamily C, polypeptide 3 (TAIR:AT1G13140.1); Has 28361 Blast hits to 28269 proteins in 1476 species: Archae - 44; Bacteria - 2374; Metazoa - 10721; Fungi - 6214; Plants - 7984; Viruses - 3; Other Eukaryotes - 1021 (source: NCBI BLink).): MSLTERLYNHLSLFDLLLSLLGLFVFCCLREKLTNKRGPMLWPVFGITLEFFFHINDVYGWVTRSLKKCRGTFLYRGVWLDGSYGAVTCVPANVEYMLKTNFKNFPKGTFFKSRFNDLLEEGIFNADDDSWKEQRRIIITEMHSTGFVEHSFQTTQHLVRKKLLKVMESFAKSQEAFDLQDVFLRLTFDIICLAGLGADPETLAVDLPQVPFAKAFEEATESTLFRFMIPPFIWKPMRFLDTGYEKGLRIAVGVVHGFVDKMIVDRICELKEEETLDNRSDVLSRIIQIESHKRENEIDPSTIRFFRQFCTSFILAGRDTSSVALSWFCWVIQKHPEVENKIICEIREILRQRGDSPTSKNESLFTVKELNNMVYLQAALSETLRLFPPIPMEMKQAIEDDVLPDGTFVRKGSRVYFSIYAMGRMESIWGKDCEIFRPERWIQAGKFVSDDQFKYVVFNAGPRLCIGKTFAYLQMKMIAASVLLRYSIKVVQDHVIAPRVTTNLYMKYGLKVTITPRSLEEKKLESCSM; encoded by the coding sequence ATGTCTTTAACAGAGCGACTTTATaatcatctttctctcttcgaTCTACTTCTTTCCTTGTTGGGGCTCTTTGTTTTCTGCTGTTTGCGTGAGAAGTTAACCAACAAGCGTGGACCAATGCTATGGCCAGTTTTCGGAATTACTTtagagtttttctttcatataaatGATGTCTATGGATGGGTCACAAGGAGTTTGAAAAAATGTCGAGGTACCTTTCTTTATCGGGGAGTTTGGCTTGATGGGTCTTATGGAGCTGTGACTTGTGTTCCTGCAAATGTCGAGTACATGCTCAAGACTAACTTCAAGAACTTCCCAAAAGGTACCTTCTTTAAAAGCCGGTTCAATGATCTGCTCGAGGAAGGTATCTTTAatgctgatgatgattcttggAAGGAGCAACGACGGATCATCATAACCGAAATGCATTCAACCGGGTTTGTAGAGCATTCCTTTCAGACAACACAACATTTGGTAAGGAAGAAGCTGTTGAAGGTGATGGAGAGTTTCGCAAAGTCACAAGAAGCTTTCGATCTCCAAGACGTGTTCCTGCGCTTGACGTTTGACATCATCTGCCTTGCGGGTCTAGGTGCTGACCCGGAAACTCTAGCTGTTGATCTTCCCCAAGTTCCATTTGCTAAAGCTTTTGAAGAAGCAACAGAGTCTACACTGTTTAGATTCATGATCCCTCCATTTATATGGAAGCCCATGAGGTTCCTCGACACAGGATATGAAAAAGGTCTCAGGATAGCTGTTGGGGTCGTGCACGGGTTCGTCGACAAGATGATTGTGGATCGTATCTGCGAgctcaaggaagaagaaacgtTAGACAATAGATCTGATGTTCTCTCAAGGATTATTCAGATAGAGAGTCATAAAAGGGAAAATGAGATTGATCCTTCCACCATTAGATTTTTCAGACAATTTTGCACAAGTTTTATATTAGCTGGACGAGATACAAGTTCTGTTGCACTTTCATGGTTCTGCTGGGTGATACAGAAACACCCAGAggttgaaaacaaaatcatctgCGAGATAAGAGAAATCTTGAGACAGCGAGGGGATTCTCCAACCAGCAAAAACGAGAGCCTCTTCACAGTCAAAGAACTAAACAACATGGTATACCTACAAGCAGCACTATCAGAAACTCTGAGACTGTTCCCTCCAATTCCAATGGAAATGAAACAAGCCATTGAAGATGATGTGTTACCAGATGGGACATTCGTAAGAAAAGGTTCACGGGTTTACTTCTCAATCTATGCCATGGGAAGGATGGAATCAATCTGGGGAAAAGATTGTGAAATTTTCAGACCAGAGAGATGGATCCAAGCAGGGAAGTTTGTCAGTGACGACCAGTTCAAATACGTTGTATTCAATGCTGGACCAAGGCTGTGCATAGGAAAAACATTTGCTTACCTGCAGATGAAGATGATAGCTGCTTCAGTTTTGTTGAGGTACTCAATCAAGGTTGTCCAAGATCATGTCATAGCCCCGAGAGTCACAACTAACTTGTACATGAAGTACGGCCTCAAAGTAACCATCACACCAAGGTCgctggaagagaagaaacttgaGTCATGTTCCATGTAG